TGGCGATCCGCCAGCTCGGCGGCACCTCGATCGTCGCGGAGTCGGGCTCGATGCAGCTCGGCCGCGGTGAGAGCATCGCCGATACCGCGCGCGTGCTGTCCTCCTATATCGACGCGATCATGATCCGCACCGACGATCACGCCAAGGTCGAGGAGATGGCGCATTATGCGAGCGTCCCGGTCATCAACGGCCTGACCGACGCGTCGCACCCGTGCCAGATCATGGCCGACCTGCTGACGATCCTCGAGAGCGGCAAGGCGCTGCCTGGGCTCAAGGTCGCGTGGCTCGGCGACGGCAACAACGTGCTCGCCTCGATCGTCGAGGCCGCCGGGCTGATGCAGTTCGACGTCGTCGCAGCCTGCCCGCAGGGGTTCCAGCCCGAGGAGGAGGCGATCGTCCGCGCGTCGGGCCGTGCACGCGTCGTGTCGGATCCGCGCGAGGCGGTCGAGGGCGCGGACATCGTCGTCACCGACACCTGGATCTCCATGGGGCAGGCGAATGCCGAGACCAAGCTCAAGGCGCTGACCCCATACCAGGTCACTTCTGCGTTGATGGCGGACGCCAAGCCCGACGCGAAGTTCCTCCACTGTCTCCCCGCGCACCGGGGCGAGGAAGTGTCGACGGAGGTGATCGACGGCCCGCAGTCGCTGATCTGGGCGGAAGCGGAGAACCGGCTCCACGCGCAGAAGTCGGTGCTGCGCTGGTGCTTCGGGCAGATCGGCTAGCCACCCGCCATGCTGAACTCGTTTCAGCATCCACCTCTCCACGAGCGACAACGCCTGTGGAGAGATGGACCTTGAAACGCGTTCACGGTGATGGTTGGGACGGGCGCGGTTGACCAACACTAGCCACTCCCCATCTTTGCTCGGATGACCACCGACCCCAACACCACCGACCTCGATCGCGCACTCGCGTTCGCGATCCCCGAGCGCAACGCCCGCGGCCGTATCGTCCGCCTCGGGCCGACGCTCGACCGCGTGCTCTCGGCGCACGCCTATCCCCCCGCGATCGAGGCGCTGCTCGCCGAGGCGCTGACGCTCGCCGCGCTGATCGGCGCGACGCTCAAGGACGCCAGCGGCCAGCTGACGATGCAGACCCGCACCGAGACCGGTGTCGTCCAGCTGCTGGTCTGCGACTATCGCGGCGGCGAGGTGCGCGGCTATGTCGAATACGACGCCGAGAAGCTGGCCGAGGCGCCCGCGCAGCCGAGCCTGTTCGCGCTGTTCGGCCAGGGCTATCTGGCCATCACCTTCGACCTCGCGACGACCGGCGAACGCTATCAGGGCATCGTGCCGCTCGACGGCGAGACGCTGGCCGAGGCCGCGCAGAGCTATTTCCTCCAGTCCGAACAGATCCCGACGCTGATCCGCGTCGCGATGCGCAAGGGGCCGGACGGCGCCTGCGTCGCGGGCGGGCTGTTCCTCCAG
This sequence is a window from Sphingomonas ginsenosidivorax. Protein-coding genes within it:
- the argF gene encoding ornithine carbamoyltransferase, yielding MRHFLNLTDAGADGIAAMLADALDRKAARAGFPKGRADSDAPLAGHTLAMIFEKNSTRTRFSFDMAIRQLGGTSIVAESGSMQLGRGESIADTARVLSSYIDAIMIRTDDHAKVEEMAHYASVPVINGLTDASHPCQIMADLLTILESGKALPGLKVAWLGDGNNVLASIVEAAGLMQFDVVAACPQGFQPEEEAIVRASGRARVVSDPREAVEGADIVVTDTWISMGQANAETKLKALTPYQVTSALMADAKPDAKFLHCLPAHRGEEVSTEVIDGPQSLIWAEAENRLHAQKSVLRWCFGQIG
- a CDS encoding Hsp33 family molecular chaperone HslO, yielding MTTDPNTTDLDRALAFAIPERNARGRIVRLGPTLDRVLSAHAYPPAIEALLAEALTLAALIGATLKDASGQLTMQTRTETGVVQLLVCDYRGGEVRGYVEYDAEKLAEAPAQPSLFALFGQGYLAITFDLATTGERYQGIVPLDGETLAEAAQSYFLQSEQIPTLIRVAMRKGPDGACVAGGLFLQHLPEGEDGRERLHTKLDHPEWEHVAILGGTIAADELTDPELPLETVIWRLFNEETDVRIHADIPIVRGCRCDADYIAGVLSKFPVEERREMADEAGMIVVDCAFCARKFPVAAEAVV